In Raphanus sativus cultivar WK10039 chromosome 5, ASM80110v3, whole genome shotgun sequence, the following proteins share a genomic window:
- the LOC108829179 gene encoding uncharacterized protein LOC108829179 isoform X2: MRATFTNLLMLLFIALVCVNVGARKLISGDTQFKDEKFLGGGGAGGGLGGLGIGANINVGAGLGLGGGVGGGGGLLGGDGLGGDGLGGGGLGGGAGGLGGGGGFP, from the exons ATGAGAGCCACTTTCACTAACTTGCTTATGCTTCTCTTCATTGCACTTGTTTGTGTAAATGTCGGTGCTAGGAAACTTATCTCCGGAGATACCCAATTCAAAGATGAAAAATTCCTTGGCGGCGGTGGAGCCGGTGGTGGCCTTGGTGGGCTAGGGATTGGAGCTAATATCAATGTTGGAGCTGGATTAGGGCTAGGTGGTGGAGTTGGCGGTGGTGGTGGACTCCTAGGCGGAG ATGGTCTAGGCGGAGATGGTTTAGGCGGAGGTGGTTTAGGCGGAGGTGCCGGTGGACTTGGTGGCGGTGGTGGCTTTCCTTGA
- the LOC108829179 gene encoding uncharacterized protein LOC108829179 isoform X1, whose translation MRATFTNLLMLLFIALVCVNVGARKLISGDTQFKDEKFLGGGGAGGGLGGLGIGANINVGAGLGLGGGVGGGGGLLGGGGGLLGGGGLGGDGLGGDGLGGGGLGGGAGGLGGGGGFP comes from the coding sequence ATGAGAGCCACTTTCACTAACTTGCTTATGCTTCTCTTCATTGCACTTGTTTGTGTAAATGTCGGTGCTAGGAAACTTATCTCCGGAGATACCCAATTCAAAGATGAAAAATTCCTTGGCGGCGGTGGAGCCGGTGGTGGCCTTGGTGGGCTAGGGATTGGAGCTAATATCAATGTTGGAGCTGGATTAGGGCTAGGTGGTGGAGTTGGCGGTGGTGGTGGACTCCTAGGCGGAGGTGGTGGACTCCTAGGAGGAGGTGGTTTAGGCGGAGATGGTCTAGGCGGAGATGGTTTAGGCGGAGGTGGTTTAGGCGGAGGTGCCGGTGGACTTGGTGGCGGTGGTGGCTTTCCTTGA
- the LOC108829191 gene encoding aminomethyltransferase, mitochondrial, producing MRGGSLWQLGQSMTRRLAQSDKKAVSRRCFASDADLKKTALYDFHVAHGGKMVPFAGWSMPIQYKDSIMDSTVNCRVNGSLFDVAHMCGLSLKGKDCVPFLETLVVADVAGLAPGTGSLTVFTNEKGGAIDDSVITKVTDEHIYLVVNAGCRDKDLAHIEEHMKAFKSKGGDVSWHIHDERSLLALQGPLAAPVLQHLTKEDLSKLYFGQFQILDINGSTCFLTRTGYTGEDGFEISVPSEHAVDLAKAILEKSEGKVRLTGLGARDSLRLEAGLCLYGNDMEQHISPVEAGLTWAIGKRRRAEGGFLGADVILKQLQDGPTIRRVGFFSSGPPARSHSEVHDESGNKIGEITSGGFSPNLKKNIAMGYVKSGQHKNGTKVKILVRGKPYEGNITKMPFVATKYYKPS from the exons ATGAGAGGAGGGAGTCTATGGCAGCTAGGTCAATCCATGACCCGTCGTCTTGCTCAATCCGACAAGAAAGCTGTGTCACGCCGCTGCTTCGCCTCTGACGCCGACCTGAAAAAGACAGCTCTTTACGACTTCCACGTCGCACACGGTGGAAAGATGGTTCCTTTCGCTGGTTGGAGTATGCCGATTCAGTACAAAGACTCCATCATGGACTCAACCGTTAACTGCAGGGTCAATGGCAGTTTGTTTGATGTCGCGCATATGTGTGGTCTGAGCCTCAAGGGCAAAGACTGTGTTCCTTTCCTGGAGACGCTCGTGGTCGCTGACGTGGCTGGTTTGGCTCCTGGAACAGGGAGCTTGACGGTGTTCACAAACGAGAAAGGAGGTGCTATTGATGACTCGGTGATTACCAAAGTGACGGATGAGCATATCTATTTGGTGGTGAATGCTGGTTGTAGGGATAAGGATTTGGCTCATATTGAAGAGCACATGAAGGCTTTTAAATCCAAAGGTGGTGATGTCTCTTGGCATATCCATGATGAGAGATCTCTTCTCGCCCTTCAG GGTCCTTTGGCTGCTCCGGTGCTTCAACACTTGACCAAAGAAGACTTAAGCAAGCTTTACTTTGGACAGTTCCAGATCCTGGACATTAATGGTTCCACTTGCTTCCTTACCAGGACCGG GTATACTGGGGAAGATGGGTTTGAGATCTCGGTTCCATCGGAGCATGCAGTTGATTTAGCCAAAGCAATCTTGGAGAAATCCGAGGGAAAAGTAAGGCTCACAGGTCTAGGAGCAAGAGACAGTCTGAGGCTAGAAGCAGGGCTTTGTCTCTACGGCAATGACATGGAGCAACACATTTCTCCTGTCGAAGCTGGACTCACATGGGCCATAGGTAAGCGTAGAAGAGCCGAAGGAGGGTTTCTCGGAGCTGATGTGATCCTCAAACAGCTTCAAGATGGACCAACGATCAGAAGGGTTGGATTCTTCTCTTCGGGACCACCAGCAAGGTCGCATAGCGAGGTGCATGATGAGAGTGGTAACAAGATTGGAGAGATCACGAGTGGTGGGTTTAGTCCCAACTTGAAGAAGAACATAGCTATGGGGTATGTTAAGTCGGGTCAGCACAAGAACGGGACCAAAGTCAAGATCTTGGTCCGTGGGAAGCCTTATGAAGGCAACATCACTAAGATGCCGTTCGTGGCTACCAAATACTACAAGCCGTCATGA